From Actinosynnema mirum DSM 43827, a single genomic window includes:
- the mtrA gene encoding MtrAB system response regulator MtrA — protein MKARVLVVDDDPALAEMLTIVLRGEGFDTAVVADGARALPALRELKPDLVLLDLMLPGMNGIDVCKAIRSESGVPIVMLTAKSDTVDVVLGLESGADDYVVKPFKPKELVARIRARMRRTEAEPAEVLQIGDLTIDVPGHEVLREGRPIQLTPLEFDLLVALARKPRQVFTREVLLEQVWGYRHAADTRLVNVHVQRLRSKVERDPEHPEVVLTVRGVGYKAGPP, from the coding sequence ATGAAGGCACGCGTGCTCGTGGTGGACGACGACCCCGCCCTGGCGGAGATGCTGACCATCGTGCTGCGGGGCGAGGGGTTCGACACGGCCGTGGTCGCCGACGGCGCCCGTGCGCTCCCCGCGCTGCGCGAGCTCAAACCCGACCTCGTCCTGCTGGACCTGATGCTGCCGGGCATGAACGGCATCGACGTCTGCAAGGCGATCCGCTCGGAGTCCGGCGTCCCGATCGTCATGCTGACGGCCAAGAGCGACACCGTCGACGTGGTGCTGGGCCTGGAGTCCGGCGCCGACGACTACGTCGTCAAGCCGTTCAAGCCCAAGGAGCTGGTGGCGCGCATCCGCGCCCGGATGCGCCGCACCGAGGCCGAACCGGCCGAGGTGCTCCAGATCGGCGACCTGACCATCGACGTGCCCGGCCACGAGGTGCTGCGCGAGGGTCGCCCGATCCAGCTCACCCCGCTGGAGTTCGACCTGCTGGTCGCGCTGGCCCGCAAGCCGCGCCAGGTGTTCACCCGCGAGGTGCTCCTGGAGCAGGTGTGGGGCTACCGGCACGCCGCCGACACCCGCCTGGTCAACGTCCACGTGCAGCGGCTGCGCTCCAAGGTGGAGCGCGACCCGGAGCACCCCGAGGTCGTCCTGACCGTGCGCGGCGTCGGGTACAAGGCGGGCCCTCCGTGA
- a CDS encoding dTMP kinase: MGRLVVVEGLDGAGKRTLTGALTAELVSRGARVTTGAFPRYGRDVHADLVRAALYGELGPLVDEVRGMALLYALDRRGAREELRVGLASHDVVLLDRYIASGAAYGAARLRQGPDGEFVAWVRALEVDRFELPLPDLQLLLRVPAAVAEQRAAHREATEADRGRDVYESDGGLQRRCGEVYDGLAATSWLSPWRAVDGSVPAAELGVAAIADLLA, translated from the coding sequence GTGGGGAGACTCGTGGTGGTCGAAGGTCTCGACGGCGCCGGTAAGCGGACCTTGACCGGTGCGCTGACCGCCGAGCTGGTCTCGCGTGGCGCGCGCGTGACGACCGGGGCGTTTCCCCGTTACGGCCGGGACGTGCACGCGGACCTGGTGCGCGCGGCCCTGTACGGCGAGTTGGGGCCGCTGGTGGACGAGGTGCGCGGGATGGCGCTGCTGTACGCGCTCGACCGGCGTGGCGCCCGTGAGGAGTTGCGCGTGGGCCTGGCTTCGCACGACGTGGTGCTGCTGGACCGCTACATCGCCTCCGGCGCGGCCTACGGCGCGGCGCGGTTGCGCCAGGGCCCGGACGGCGAGTTCGTGGCGTGGGTCCGGGCGCTGGAGGTGGACCGCTTCGAGCTGCCGCTGCCGGACCTGCAGCTGCTGCTGCGCGTCCCCGCCGCCGTCGCCGAGCAGCGCGCCGCCCACCGCGAGGCCACCGAGGCCGACCGGGGCCGCGACGTCTACGAGTCCGACGGCGGCCTCCAGCGCCGCTGCGGCGAGGTCTACGACGGGCTCGCCGCCACCTCCTGGCTCTCGCCGTGGCGCGCCGTCGACGGCTCGGTGCCCGCCGCCGAGCTGGGCGTCGCCGCGATCGCCGACCTGCTCGCCTGA
- a CDS encoding DUF397 domain-containing protein, translated as MVNDSFARAQWRKSSFSGGGGTGGGECVEVAPLEDGRIAVRNSNHPDEGVVLFTVAEMDAWLKGVKAGEFDYLV; from the coding sequence ATGGTCAACGATTCGTTCGCTCGCGCCCAGTGGCGCAAGAGCAGTTTCTCCGGGGGAGGCGGAACCGGAGGTGGTGAGTGCGTCGAGGTCGCTCCTCTGGAAGACGGCCGAATCGCTGTGCGCAACAGCAACCACCCTGACGAGGGGGTAGTGCTTTTCACCGTTGCCGAGATGGACGCCTGGCTGAAGGGCGTCAAGGCAGGTGAGTTCGACTACCTCGTCTAG
- a CDS encoding helix-turn-helix domain-containing protein codes for MNQDNGLGGATVRRWQLTGTLRQLREQARLTHDQVIEALREQGQGKWSRPKLSRIENREQGVKPREVEQLLDVYGVTDQALRDWLVELAGAARERGWAVDIRKSLPEDFHAFLDWEVALVASRQFSTLLVPGLLQTAEYARALISGINPGLAQDEVERRVAARITRQQVLTRPTPPHLHVILDAGLLERPVGTPLIMRNQLRRLIEAVDRPGTTVQVLPKSAGASPALEGPFSILTLPDPIPDVGYSEGPGRAVYIEDRDDVRAYTLRFGILIEQSLSQVDSVDLITEAAKGYE; via the coding sequence ATGAACCAAGACAACGGCCTGGGCGGGGCAACGGTCCGCCGGTGGCAGCTCACCGGGACGTTGCGCCAACTCCGAGAGCAGGCCCGCCTCACGCACGACCAGGTCATCGAGGCGCTGCGGGAGCAGGGGCAGGGGAAGTGGTCCCGGCCGAAGCTGTCGCGCATCGAGAACCGCGAGCAGGGGGTCAAGCCCCGTGAGGTCGAGCAGTTGCTCGACGTCTACGGAGTCACCGACCAGGCCCTGCGCGACTGGCTGGTCGAGTTGGCGGGCGCGGCGCGCGAGCGCGGGTGGGCGGTCGACATCCGCAAGAGCCTTCCCGAGGACTTCCACGCGTTCCTGGACTGGGAGGTCGCCCTGGTCGCCTCCCGCCAGTTCTCGACCCTGCTGGTCCCCGGTCTTCTCCAGACCGCCGAGTACGCCCGCGCCTTGATCTCGGGCATCAACCCTGGGCTGGCGCAGGACGAGGTCGAGCGACGGGTCGCGGCGCGCATCACCCGTCAGCAGGTTCTCACCCGGCCGACTCCGCCCCACCTGCACGTCATCCTGGACGCGGGTTTGCTCGAACGGCCGGTCGGAACGCCGCTGATCATGCGCAACCAGCTCCGCCGCCTGATCGAGGCGGTGGACCGGCCCGGCACGACGGTCCAGGTCCTGCCGAAGTCCGCCGGGGCGAGTCCCGCGCTGGAGGGCCCGTTCTCGATCTTGACTCTGCCCGACCCCATCCCTGACGTGGGATACTCGGAGGGGCCGGGGCGAGCGGTCTACATCGAGGATCGCGACGACGTGCGGGCTTACACCCTGCGCTTCGGCATCCTCATCGAGCAGTCCCTGTCCCAGGTGGATTCGGTCGACCTGATCACCGAGGCCGCGAAGGGCTACGAGTGA
- a CDS encoding albusnodin family lasso peptide: MALLPEQWNEPPEHTTDGTPSGHDAPVLLTSIGDMSSVTLGQGKGSAEDKRRAYN, translated from the coding sequence ATGGCGCTTCTGCCGGAACAGTGGAACGAGCCCCCGGAGCACACGACGGACGGGACCCCATCGGGACACGACGCGCCCGTGCTGCTGACCTCCATCGGTGACATGTCCTCGGTGACCCTCGGCCAGGGCAAGGGCAGTGCCGAGGACAAGCGCCGGGCCTACAACTAA